A stretch of Desulfuromonas acetexigens DNA encodes these proteins:
- a CDS encoding CheR family methyltransferase: MSGYLMEISDQEFKLMRDLIYQRFGINLTDQKKSLMVGRLQKIIRASGFATFKEYYEHLLNDKSEKALSDLIDRISTNHTFFNREKEHFRFFVETALPTVVARLEKENRRDLRVWCAGCSTGEEPYMLLMLMAEFFGANYGQWSAGILATDISDRALSIARAGVYAEERIADVPEALRRKYFKRLPDGNWGVIDRLKNEATFRRFNLMNAQFPFKKPFHIIFCRNVMIYFDQPTREALIGKFHQFTEPGGYLCIGHSETIGRSQSLYNYLMPATYQKEAGR; encoded by the coding sequence ATGTCCGGCTATCTGATGGAAATCAGCGATCAGGAATTCAAACTGATGCGCGACCTGATCTATCAGCGTTTCGGCATCAACCTGACGGACCAGAAAAAGTCCCTGATGGTGGGACGGCTGCAGAAGATCATCCGCGCCTCGGGCTTTGCGACCTTCAAGGAATATTACGAACACCTGCTCAACGACAAGAGCGAGAAGGCCCTCAGTGACCTGATCGACCGGATTTCCACCAATCACACCTTCTTCAACCGCGAGAAGGAGCATTTCCGCTTCTTCGTCGAGACCGCCCTGCCGACCGTCGTCGCCCGGCTGGAGAAGGAGAACCGCCGGGATCTGCGGGTCTGGTGCGCCGGCTGTTCCACCGGCGAAGAACCGTACATGCTGCTCATGCTCATGGCGGAATTTTTCGGCGCCAATTACGGCCAGTGGTCGGCAGGCATCCTCGCCACCGACATCTCCGACCGGGCGCTCTCCATCGCCCGCGCCGGGGTCTACGCCGAGGAGCGCATCGCCGATGTCCCCGAAGCCCTGCGCCGCAAGTATTTCAAACGTCTGCCCGACGGCAACTGGGGGGTGATCGACCGGCTGAAAAACGAGGCGACCTTTCGCCGTTTCAACCTGATGAACGCCCAGTTCCCGTTCAAGAAGCCGTTTCACATCATCTTTTGCCGGAACGTGATGATTTATTTTGACCAGCCGACCCGGGAAGCCCTGATCGGCAAGTTTCACCAGTTCACCGAACCAGGCGGCTACCTGTGCATCGGCCATTCGGAGACCATCGGCCGTTCCCAGTCCCTCTACAACTATCTGATGCCCGCCACCTATCAGAAAGAGGCTGGAAGATGA
- a CDS encoding chemotaxis protein CheW encodes MAETKMSNLNLNFSGDTDSEDSQKGMYLTFHLAKEDYGIEIRYVTEIIGIQKITDVPDMPAFVKGVINLRGKVVPVMDVRTRFGLPARDYDDRTCIIVVNIDDKEVGLVVDKVNEVADIPDQQIEPPPRTNRESTRYIQGMGKIGNEVKILLDVQKLLYSDELAMLGGGGELF; translated from the coding sequence ATGGCCGAAACCAAGATGAGCAACCTGAATCTCAATTTCTCCGGAGATACCGACAGCGAGGATTCACAGAAAGGGATGTACCTGACCTTCCATCTGGCCAAGGAGGATTACGGCATCGAGATCCGCTACGTCACGGAAATCATCGGCATCCAGAAGATCACCGACGTTCCCGACATGCCCGCCTTCGTCAAGGGGGTGATCAATCTGCGCGGCAAGGTGGTGCCGGTAATGGACGTGCGCACCCGCTTCGGCCTGCCGGCCCGGGATTACGACGACCGCACCTGCATCATCGTCGTCAACATCGACGACAAGGAAGTCGGACTGGTGGTGGACAAGGTCAATGAAGTGGCGGATATTCCCGACCAGCAAATCGAGCCGCCCCCCCGCACCAACCGGGAGTCGACCCGTTACATTCAAGGCATGGGCAAGATCGGCAACGAGGTGAAGATCCTGCTCGACGTGCAGAAACTTCTCTACAGCGACGAACTGGCCATGCTCGGCGGTGGCGGCGAGCTCTTCTGA